In Eublepharis macularius isolate TG4126 chromosome 4, MPM_Emac_v1.0, whole genome shotgun sequence, the following are encoded in one genomic region:
- the LOC129327068 gene encoding zinc finger protein 883-like isoform X1 yields MDAAHLDQDAPECRSCVKTEVDEKLPVLEDISFQAVGGLGNGTEGIMDPKPEQDCTELERGSSHLAEKRATFQDALLGSNGQEQMSEKEGKEEDRKTPNTESSEQAELSEELLRKTEGKVLQVCEQEEILENEKNTETEERILLRRSRSKLILHVLNNKNNSKRHLMCRECGKSFSNTSNLIAHERIHTGEKPYKCSDCGKTFGKKSTLITHKRIHTEEKPYECLVCGRSFSQTSSLIAHERIHTEEKPYECSECGKSFSLKSSLVAHKRIHTGEKPYKCSDCGRSFSQKSALIAHVRTHRGEKPYTCSVCGKSFSQSSNLIAHERIHTGEKPYLCSDCGRSFNCSSSLIRHQRIHTEDKPYECLDCRKSFSCSSSLIRHQRTHTGEKPYECSDCGKTFSVSSQLSVHQRTHTGEKPYKCLDCGKSFSVRSSLSAHQRIHTGEKPYKCTDCPKSVYLRSSLNAHKRIHGGKKPYDCADCGKSFTCSSNLIRHQRIHTGEKPYNCTDCGKSFTLSSNLIAHQRTHTGEKPYQCSDCGKFFSVSSQLNVHQRIHTGEKPYGCLNCGKSFTCSSGLIRHQRTHTGEKPYQCSDCGKRFNLSSNLITHQKTHRGEKPYKCVYCGESFYTRPNFVEHHKASHMDALNMKTGDSNIKQNSQSINYQINYVGWD; encoded by the exons ATGGATGCGGCACATCTGGACCAG GACGCTCCAGAATGCCGAAGCTGTGTGAAAACAGAAGTGGATGAGAAGCTGCCAGTCTTGGAAGACATCTCCTTTCAG gCTGTTGGGGGCCTCGGAAATGG TACGGAAGGCATCATGGACCCAAAGCCTGAACAAGATTGCACAGAACTAGAACGGGGATCCAGCCATCTTGCAGAGAAAAGAGCCACGTTTCAGGATGCACTGCTGGGTTCCAACG GTCAAGAGCAGATGTctgaaaaggaaggaaaggaagaagacaGAAAAACTCCTAACACAGAAAGTTCTGAACAAGCAGAATTATCTGAGGAATTGTTAAGAAAAACAGAAGGCAAAGTTCTCCAAGTTTGTGAGCAGGAGGAGATTCTAGAAAATGAGAAGAATACTGAGACAGAGGAGAGAATTCTTCTGAGAAGGAGTCGAAGTAAGTTGATTCTTCATGTgctgaataataaaaacaacagtaaGAGACACTTGATGTGCagagagtgtgggaaaagcttcagcaaCACCTCCAACCTCATTGCTCATGAGaggatccacacaggagagaagccgtaCAAGTGCTCTGACTGTGGAAAGACCTTTGGGAAGAAATCTACACTCATTACCCACAAGAGAatccacacagaggagaaaccatacGAATGTTTGGTCTGTGGGAGGAGCTTCAGCCAGACCTCCAGCCTCATTGCAcatgagagaatccacacagaaGAGAAGCCGTATGAGTGTtcagaatgtgggaagagcttcagtttAAAATCAAGCCTGGTTGCCCacaagagaatccacacaggagagaaaccatacaaatgctctGACTGTGGGAGAAGCTTTAGCCAGAAATCTGCCCTCATTGCGCATGTGAGAACCCACAGAGGTGAGAAACCCTATACGTGCTCAgtatgtgggaaaagcttcagccaaAGCTCAAACCTTATTgcccatgaaagaattcacacaggagagaagccgtaCTTGTGCTCTGATTGTGGGAGAAGCTTCAACTGCAGCTCCAGCCTTATCAGACACCAGAGGATTCACACCGAGGACAAACCCTATGAGTGTTTGGACTGTCGGAAAAGCTTCAGCTGTAGTTCTAGCCTCATTAGACATCAGAGGACCCACACGGGAGAGAAGCCCTATGAATGCTCAGACTGCGGCAAAACTTTCAGTGTTAGTTCCCAGCTTAGCGTACATCAGAggacccacacaggagagaagccatacaaatgcttggactgtgggaaaagcttcagtgtgAGATCGAGCCTCAGTGCCCACCAAAGAATCCACACGGgtgagaaaccttataaatgtacAGACTGTCCGAAGAGCGTCTACTTGAGATCTAGCCTCAATGCACACAAAAGAATCCATGGAGGGAAAAAGCCGTATGACTGTGCAGATTGCGGGAAGAGCTTCACTTGCAGTTCAAATCTCATTAGACACCAGAGGATCCATACGGGTGAGAAGCCGTACAACTGCAcagactgtgggaaaagcttcacgtTAAGTTCAAACCTTATTGCCCATCAGAGAACTcatacaggagagaagccataccAGTGCTCGGACTGTGGCAAATTCTTCAGTGTGAGTTCTCAGCTCAATGTgcaccagagaatccacacaggagaaaagcCCTATGGATGTTTGAACTGTGGCAAAAGCTTCACTTGTAGTTCGGGCCTTATTAGACATCAgagaactcacacaggggagaaaccttatcaATGCTCGGACTGTGGGAAAAGATtcaacctgagttcaaatctcatTACACACCAGAAAACGCATAGAGGAGAAAAACCATACAAATGTGTGTACTGTGGGGAAAGTTTCTATACGAGACCAAATTTTGTTGAGCATCATAAAGCCAGCCACATGGATGCTCTAAACATGAAAACAGGGGACAGCAACATTAAGCAGAACTCCCAGTCTATTAACTACCAAATAAATTATGTAGGATGGGATTGA